DNA from Candidatus Eremiobacteraceae bacterium:
GCTGACAGCTGCCATCCGCGCACTGGCTCGCGCCGTTCCATAGAGGACATGTGCACGCTCGGGCTGGCGCAACGACCCACGCTGATCGGAACCTGGCACACACCGGGAGATGCGCCGCGCGCGCTCGAACCGCGCCGCTACATGAGCGATGACGCCGCGCTGATCGAGCGCGTGAGCCGTGGCGACGGAGATGCGTTTGCGCAGCTCTACGACCGCCACGCGGCGCTGGTCTTCGGCGTGGCGCGGCGCATCCTCGGCAACCCGACTCAGGCCGAGGATGTCGCCCAATCCGTGTTCCTCCAGGTCTGGTCGCGGCCGGCCTCGTTCCAAGGCGGCAACTTCTCGGCGTGGGTGGCGACCGTGGCGCGCAACGCCTCGATCGATATCTTGCGCAGCGCCGCCGTGCGCACGCGCGAGCCTGAGATGCCGGTGGACCTGCCCTCCGATGTCGATCTCGATGACGAAGTGTTCGGACGAGTGCGCGCGTCCGCGGTCAACAGCGCGCTCGCGTCGCTGCCGACGGATCAGCGCGAGGCGATCGAACGCGCGTATTTCGAAGGGCTGTCATACCGCGAGGTCGCCGAGAAACTCGGCGAACCGCTGGGCACCATCAAGAGCCGCATCCGCGCCGGGTTGCGCCGCTTGATGGATGCGCTCGGCGAGGTGCAGACGACGTGATGGACGAGCGCGATCAGCAGATGCAAGAACTCATCGAGCTCTATGCCCTGGGCGGCTTAGAGCCGGAAGAGCGCGCGTTGGTGGAAGCTTATCTAAAGAAGGAAGGCAGCGCGCAGGTGCTCGCCCGCGGGCGGCTGGCCGCATATGCGTTGTCCGTCAGCGTCGAGCAGCAGCCGCCAGCGGCGCTGCGCGAGCGCATCCTGTCGGCCGCGGCGGCGGCGGCACGCAAGGCCCCCGCGACCGTGACACCGCTTCGACCGGCGTTTTGGATGCAGCCCGGTTGGCTCGCCGCGGCGGCAGCGGTCGTCATCGTCGTGTTCGCCGCGACGTGGGCGTTCGAATCGGGCATGTTCGGCGGACGCAGCTGGGCGGTGGGGTGTACGACGACTGCGACGCCGTGCACGGTCAACGGTCGCGTGGTCGCGGCCGGCGGCGCGTTGCGGCTTGAGACGCATGGTCTGCAGCCGCTGCCTGCGGGTAAAGTATATCAAGCGTGGTACATCCGCGCCGGCGCCAAGCCGACGCCCGCGCCGACGTTCAATCCCGACGCACATGGCGATGCGACGGTCGTGCTTCCGGTCGGTGCCGAAAAAGGTTTGACGGTCGCGGTGACGATCGAACCCCCCGGCGGGTCAACGGCGCCGACGACCAAGCCGATACTGGTGGCGTCCATCAATTAGCGGCCCGCGGTCCGCAGGGTAATCGAGCGCCGCCCAGCAAGCCAGCGCTCCGAAATCGAGCGCGGGGCGGGGATTGGGAGACACCACATCATGGCGATCACATTAGCGAAGACGGGCCGGTCGAATTTCGCGGACTGGTATGTCGAGAATCGGCGCCGTTCGGCGTCGCTCTTCGACATGGTGTCGCCGGAGGCGTACGCGAGCCGTCCGATCCCGCTGCGCCATCCCGTCCGCTTCTACGAAGGCCATCTGCCGGCGTTCAGCTTCATCACGCTTGCCAAAGATGCGGTCGGCGAACCGAGCATTGACGAGCCGATGGAGCGGCTCTTTTATCGCGGCATCGACCCGTCGACCGCCGATGCCGCAAAACAGAGCGCGCCGCAGCAGTGGCCGGAACGAGCTGCAGTGCAAGCGCTGGCGCAGCGCTGGGATGCGGCGGTGTTGCAGATCCTGGCCAAGGCCGATGCCGACCCCGTGGTGGTGACGCCGCGCGTCAAAGAAGCGATCTACACGATCCTCGAGCACGAGCCGATGCATCACGAGACGCTCTTGTACATGCTGCACCGCTTGCCGTTGGCAGAGAAACGCCGCCCGCACGACGTCCTGGCGCCGATTCCCGGCGGCAAACCCCCTGCGCAGGCGCGCCTGCGCGTGCCCGCTGGGCGTGCGACGTTGGGCGCATCGCCCGAACAAGCCGAATTCGGCTGGGATAACGAGTTCCGAGAGACCGTCGTCGACGTGCCGGCCTTTGAGATCGACAAGCACAGCGTGACCAACGCCGACTACCTCGAGTTCGTCGAAAAGGGCGGCGGCGCGATTCCGCCGTTTTGGATCCAGCGCGACGGCAGGTGGATGCAGACGACGATGTTCTCGGAGCTCCCGCTGCCGCCCGCATGGCCGGTCTACGTGTCGCAAGAGCAGGCCAGCGCGTATGCCCGTTGGCGCGGCGCGCGTCTGATGACCGAGCCCGAATTCCATCGCGCGGCCTACGGCACGCCCGAGGGCACTGAGCGCAGCCAGCCTTGGGGCGATGAGGCGCCGTCATCGAAACGCGGCAACTTCGGATTCGATCACTGGGATCCGGTCGCAGCCGGGTCCTATCCCGATGGCGCGAGCGCGTGGGGCGTCGAGGACCTGGTCGGGAACGGATGGGAGTGGACCTCGACGGTCTTCGCCCCGTTGCCCGGCTTCGAGCGCATGGTCTCCTATCCGGGCTACTCGGCGGACTTCTTCGATGGCGAGCACTATGTGATGAAAGGTGCGTCGCCGGTCACAGCGCGCGAGCTCGTCCGGCGCAGCTTGCGGAATTGGTTCCGGCCGAACTATCCGTACGTCTACGCGAAGTTCCGCCTGACCTATTGACCTCTGCGCTGCGCGTCACGCACGGGCGAGCGTGACGTGCGTTCAAGTTGACGCAGCTTTCCGCTCTGCGACAATACCCCCGGGGATTTTGGCCGACCGGCCGATATACGGTTCATGGGGGTACGCACATGAACGACATCAACGACACATGGCCGTACGAAAGCGCGAGAGCCGACCTGATCGCCGAGGTCCGCAAGCATAGGGCAAGCCCGGCGGTTCTACAGTTCTGCATCGACGCGTGCAGGCGGCACCTGACCGAGAATACGATAAGCCGCGCCGCAGAGCGCGGCGACGATCCCAATTGGGTGATGAACAAGGCGATCGTCGAAACTATCTTGGAGCTCGAGAACGAATTCAGTTCGAGTCACGACGGCGCGCTGCAGCAAGCGCTCAAGATCATCCGAGACATCAGCGCGAAGTAGCCGGCGTCACGCCGCCTTGAAGACGAGCGCGGCGTTGAGCCCGCCGAATCCGAAGCTGTTCGAGAGCACCACTTTTTGCCGCAGCGGCATCGGCACCGCCGGCGAATAACGCAGGTCGCATCCGTCTGCCGGCGTCTCCAGATTGACGGTCGGCACCACGACGCTCTCGCGCAGTCCGAGCGCGCACAGCGCAGCCTCGACCGAGCCGGTCGCCCCAAGCGCGTGGCCCATCATCCCCTTGATGCCAGACACGATCACGCGGTCGGCCGCATCGCCGAACACCTCGCGGATCGCGCGGCTTTCGGTTGGATCGTTGAGCGGCGTCGACGAACCGTGCGCGTTGATGTGGTCGACGTCGCTGGGTCGCACCGCCGCGTCGGCCAGCGCGAGCTGCATGGCGCGTTTGGCTTCGCGCCCATCTTCGCGAGGCGCCGCCATGTGCTGGCCGTCGTTGGTCAGGGCATAGCCGCACAGCTCTGCGTACGGCGTCGCACCGCGCGCGACGACGTCTTCCTCGCGTTCGAGCAGCATCAGGCACGCCGCTTCAGCCATCACGAAGCCGTCGCGCTGCGCGTCGAACGGCCGGCTAGCGCTTGAGGGATCGCCGTTGCGCTGCGACATCGACTTGATCACGTCGAACGCGCCGAAGATGAGCGGGGTGAGCGGTACCTCGACGCCGCCGGCCAGCGCGCGGCGCGCGTAGCCGGAGCGCACCGCGCGAAACGCCTCGCCGAGCGCGACGGCGCCCGCCGCGCACGAGTTCGAGTTCGAGACCGTCGGCCCATGGATGCCGAACTGGATCGCGATGTTGCAGCAGGCCGCCGCAGGGAACACCGACAGCGCAAGCATCGGATGCACCGCCTTGATGCCGCGTTCGATGAAGTTGCGGTTCTGCGCCTCGCCGTACGCGGCGCCGCCAAGCGCGCTTCCGACCCACACGCCGAAGTCGCCGTCATCGCCATTGGGCTCGAAGCGCGCAT
Protein-coding regions in this window:
- a CDS encoding sigma-70 family RNA polymerase sigma factor, with amino-acid sequence MRGADSCHPRTGSRRSIEDMCTLGLAQRPTLIGTWHTPGDAPRALEPRRYMSDDAALIERVSRGDGDAFAQLYDRHAALVFGVARRILGNPTQAEDVAQSVFLQVWSRPASFQGGNFSAWVATVARNASIDILRSAAVRTREPEMPVDLPSDVDLDDEVFGRVRASAVNSALASLPTDQREAIERAYFEGLSYREVAEKLGEPLGTIKSRIRAGLRRLMDALGEVQTT
- a CDS encoding anti-sigma factor gives rise to the protein MDERDQQMQELIELYALGGLEPEERALVEAYLKKEGSAQVLARGRLAAYALSVSVEQQPPAALRERILSAAAAAARKAPATVTPLRPAFWMQPGWLAAAAAVVIVVFAATWAFESGMFGGRSWAVGCTTTATPCTVNGRVVAAGGALRLETHGLQPLPAGKVYQAWYIRAGAKPTPAPTFNPDAHGDATVVLPVGAEKGLTVAVTIEPPGGSTAPTTKPILVASIN
- a CDS encoding SUMF1/EgtB/PvdO family nonheme iron enzyme; the protein is MAITLAKTGRSNFADWYVENRRRSASLFDMVSPEAYASRPIPLRHPVRFYEGHLPAFSFITLAKDAVGEPSIDEPMERLFYRGIDPSTADAAKQSAPQQWPERAAVQALAQRWDAAVLQILAKADADPVVVTPRVKEAIYTILEHEPMHHETLLYMLHRLPLAEKRRPHDVLAPIPGGKPPAQARLRVPAGRATLGASPEQAEFGWDNEFRETVVDVPAFEIDKHSVTNADYLEFVEKGGGAIPPFWIQRDGRWMQTTMFSELPLPPAWPVYVSQEQASAYARWRGARLMTEPEFHRAAYGTPEGTERSQPWGDEAPSSKRGNFGFDHWDPVAAGSYPDGASAWGVEDLVGNGWEWTSTVFAPLPGFERMVSYPGYSADFFDGEHYVMKGASPVTARELVRRSLRNWFRPNYPYVYAKFRLTY
- a CDS encoding beta-ketoacyl-[acyl-carrier-protein] synthase family protein, which codes for MNNRVYITGIGAITPIGIGRESLWRGALEGKRGVRSLDRFDPAPFRSKVAGQVEDFDPAAFLERRALARSERFAQFSLAAARLAFEDARFEPNGDDGDFGVWVGSALGGAAYGEAQNRNFIERGIKAVHPMLALSVFPAAACCNIAIQFGIHGPTVSNSNSCAAGAVALGEAFRAVRSGYARRALAGGVEVPLTPLIFGAFDVIKSMSQRNGDPSSASRPFDAQRDGFVMAEAACLMLLEREEDVVARGATPYAELCGYALTNDGQHMAAPREDGREAKRAMQLALADAAVRPSDVDHINAHGSSTPLNDPTESRAIREVFGDAADRVIVSGIKGMMGHALGATGSVEAALCALGLRESVVVPTVNLETPADGCDLRYSPAVPMPLRQKVVLSNSFGFGGLNAALVFKAA